The Streptomyces sp. NBC_00483 genome contains the following window.
CCCACCCTGGCCGAGCCTCCCGTCACCCCACGCTGAACGAACCGCCCGGCGGTTCCGGCGAGGGAACCGCGTCCGCGTCCGCCACCGGCTTCGCGTCACCGACGAATCGGCGCAGCGCGGCGCCGTGCTCCACCCGCGCGGGGAACGCGTCGCGGGCGGTGCGCCGCGCCAGCTCCGCCACCTCCAGCTCCTCGCCCGAGGCGAGCAGTACGGCGTTGCCGAACCGCCTGCCCCGCAGCACCGCCGGTTCGGCGACGAGCGCGACATTGGGGAACACCGCGGCGAACGTGGCCAGTTGGGAGCGCAGGAACGCGAAGGGCGCGCCGTCCGCGAGGTTGGCCGCGTAGGTCCCGCCGGGCCGCAGCACCCGCGCCGTCTGACGCGCGTACGCCAGGGTCGTCAGGTGCGCGGGCACCCGGGAGCCACCGAACACGTCCCCCACGAGCACGTCCACGCAGGCGTCGGGCGCCGCCTCGAGCCAGGCCCGCGCGTCGCCGCCGTGCACCACGACGCCCGCGTCGTCCGGCACCGGCAGATGTTCGGCGACGAGCGCGAGCAGCCCCCGGTCCGCCTCGACGACCTCCTGCCGCGAGCCGGGCCGGGTGGCGGCGACGTACCTGGGCAGGGTCAG
Protein-coding sequences here:
- a CDS encoding spermidine synthase → MNASEPEPIPVTRDVDHGTAKLLPDVDRRRAWLLTVDGAPQSYVDLDEPAHLEFEYARRLGHVLDCLGDEGAPLDVLHLGGGALTLPRYVAATRPGSRQEVVEADRGLLALVAEHLPVPDDAGVVVHGGDARAWLEAAPDACVDVLVGDVFGGSRVPAHLTTLAYARQTARVLRPGGTYAANLADGAPFAFLRSQLATFAAVFPNVALVAEPAVLRGRRFGNAVLLASGEELEVAELARRTARDAFPARVEHGAALRRFVGDAKPVADADAVPSPEPPGGSFSVG